The nucleotide window ACGACATTCAAACTGCTTCATTCTCAACTTCTCCAGAAATTGGTTACTTTTCAAAGCGCCCTACAAGCTACAACAGTGTCAACAAAATTAATGTTGCAGTCACTACTGAGCAACAGTTTTCAGCTGTAGCTTCTCTGGTCGACGAATTTAAAAGCGTCTCGTTAGGCGAAATAAAGTACAAACACAGCAAAAAGAAGGAGCTAAACCGAGAACTAGTTTCTGAAGCCTTGGCAGACGTCATCGCTAAGAAGGTAATCTACGAAGAACAACTTGGCATAAAGCTGAAGGTTTATGACATCGGCTCACTGACAAATAGAAACAGATATGAAAGCGACGGTATTGACGAAGAGATTGTTGTTACTGGGTTACGCCGATCCAGCTATTCTCAAAAATCATCGACACCTGAGCCCCTATCATTCGGCGAACTTAATTATTCAACACACAGATCAGTGACATTTGAAATTATTGAAAGCGACTAATTCCAACTAAACTTAGCGAAACTCAACCGGCCACAATTTCTGTGGCCGATCGTATTCCCACCAAAGCTGCCGATAGGTTTTTCCGACCTCAGGGTGGGTTAATTCCGGGGCTAAATCAGAGAGTGGCTTTAACACATAAGCATTGGTCAGAATTTCCGGCCTTGGCAACTCCACGCCACTAACCGTACCGCTCACATCGCCATACAACAGAATATCCACATCTAGGGTGTGACAAGGGTTTTCAGTATCCCGACAACGCCCCTGCCGCTGCTCCAGTTGCCGCAGCGCACGATACAACTCAACGAGCGGTTGATCCGTTTGAATGGCCACCACTAGGTTGTAAAAGCGTTTACACTC belongs to bacterium SCSIO 12696 and includes:
- the folK gene encoding 2-amino-4-hydroxy-6-hydroxymethyldihydropteridine diphosphokinase, with product MITAYLGIGSNQSRSHNIRAALQWLEQCYDSLQCSPIYETDPVGVECKRFYNLVVAIQTDQPLVELYRALRQLEQRQGRCRDTENPCHTLDVDILLYGDVSGTVSGVELPRPEILTNAYVLKPLSDLAPELTHPEVGKTYRQLWWEYDRPQKLWPVEFR
- a CDS encoding SIMPL domain-containing protein (The SIMPL domain is named for its presence in mouse protein SIMPL (signalling molecule that associates with mouse pelle-like kinase). Bacterial member BP26, from Brucella, was shown to assemble into a channel-like structure, while YggE from E. coli has been associated with resistance to oxidative stress.), translating into MKRILFLLIFLYAQTSISTELKGTPEELKRYFYPNKVTVTLHGYAERVVQSDTATVSIIVSTEAKEMRGALAENSRIRQQVIATLVNSGIAKNDIQTASFSTSPEIGYFSKRPTSYNSVNKINVAVTTEQQFSAVASLVDEFKSVSLGEIKYKHSKKKELNRELVSEALADVIAKKVIYEEQLGIKLKVYDIGSLTNRNRYESDGIDEEIVVTGLRRSSYSQKSSTPEPLSFGELNYSTHRSVTFEIIESD